A stretch of the Salminus brasiliensis chromosome 19, fSalBra1.hap2, whole genome shotgun sequence genome encodes the following:
- the clk4a gene encoding dual specificity protein kinase CLK4: MKQQKSETGCLAVRELGWEEQGAENRKRRRRESHSSERENKCRKYHHHHKNTEGHYLETRSQNERLETKVRAVDMGHDKESHVSIRKDRDLKRVRHRDHDRDWHHYSKSSGYSGHSRRSSGHSRRGRRRSRSRSRHHSRSHRRKRSRSVEDDEEGHLIYHSGDILRARYEIVCTLGEGAFGKVVECIDHSNRSARVALKIIKNIERYREAAMSEVEVLEQMNSLDCDRRYSCVRMLDWFDHHGHVCIAFELLGLSTFDFLKENNFQSFPVDQIRHMAYQIIRAVRFLHKNKLTHTDLKPENILFIDSEYDLKYNAKMKRDERTVRNPDVKVVDFGNATYEHEHHTTVVSTRHYRAPEVILELGWSHSCDVWSIGCILIEYYLGSTLFQTHDSKEHLAMMERVLGPIPTDMLQKTRQRRYVHHDKLDWDIHSSSGRYVRKHCKPLRQYMVSKTHEHEELFDLIEKMLEYDVTKRISLEEAIRHPFFSVLRKSQK, from the exons ATGAAGCAGCAGAAAAGTGAGACTGGCTGCTTGGCTGTTAGAGAGCTGGgctgggaggagcagggggCAGAGAACCGAAAGCGCCGCAGGCGAGAATCGCACAGCAGCGAACGGGAGAACAAATGTCGGAAatatcaccaccatcacaaaAACACCGAAGG GCATTACCTCGAAACCCGGAGTCAGAACGAAAGGTTGGAGACCAAGGTCCGTGCTGTGGACATGGGGCACGATAAGGAGAGCCACGTGAGCATCCGTAAGGATCGGGACCTGAAACGGGTGCGGCACAGGGATCATGATCGAGACTGGCATCACTACAGCAAATCATCTGGGTACAGTGGGCACAGCCGGCGGAGCAGCGGACACAGCCGGCGTGGGCGAAGACGCAGCCGCAGCCGCTCTCGCCACCACTCG AGGAGCCATCGCAGGAAAAGATCCAGGAgtgttgaggatgatgaggagggGCACCTGATCTATCACAGTGGAGACATACTGAGGGCGAGAT ATGAGATTGTGTGTACGCTAGGAGAAGGTGCCTTTGGGAAAGTGGTTGAATGCATTGATCACTCAAA TCGAAGTGCCCGTGTTGCACTGAAGATCATTAAAAACATTGAGCGATATCGAGAGGCAGCCATGTCAGAGGTTGAGGTGTTGGAACAGATGAACTCTCTTGACTGTGACAGAAGATA ttcttGTGTCCGGATGCTGGACTGGTTTGATCACCACGGCCATGTGTGTATCGCATTTGAGCTGCTCGGCTTGAGTACGTTTGATTTCCTTAAGGAGAACAACTTCCAGTCCTTTCCTGTAGACCAAATCCGGCACATGGCGTACCAGATCATCAGAGCGGTCAGAT TCTTGCACAAGAACAAGTTGACTCACACAGACCTGAAGCCAGAGAACATCCTTTTCATTGACTCAGAGTATGACCTCAAGTACAACGCAAAAATG AAACGGGATGAAAGAACTGTGAGGAACCCCGATGTGAAAGTGGTTGATTTCGGGAATGCTACATATGAGCATGAGCATCACACCACTGTGGTTTCCACGCGCCATTACCGTGCCCCAGAAGTCATTCTAG AGCTTGGCTGGAGCCATTCCTGTGATGTGTGGAGTATAGGTTGCATTCTTATTGAATATTACCTTGGATCAACATTATTCCAG ACACATGACAGTAAGGAACATCTGGCCATGATGGAGAGGGTTCTAGGCCCCATACCAACCGACATGCTACAGAAAACGAGGCAA CGTAGGTACGTCCATCATGACAAACTGGACTGGGATATTCACTCCTCATCTGGACGATACGTCAGGAAACACTGCAAACCTCTCAGG caaTACATGGTCTCCAAAACCCACGAGCACGAGGAGCTGTTCGACCTAATTGAGAAGATGTTGGAGTATGACGTGACCAAGCGCATCTCTCTGGAAGAGGCCATCCGACATCCGTTTTTCAGCGTCCTCAGGAAGAGCCAGAAGTGA